One Ostrea edulis chromosome 2, xbOstEdul1.1, whole genome shotgun sequence genomic region harbors:
- the LOC125681768 gene encoding putative RNA polymerase II subunit B1 CTD phosphatase RPAP2, translating to MDKQALEAKIRYQVACEEKAHRIVEQLLEPGITEAVLADVGLYITPDHYQDITEERAITKLCGYPICNNQITKVLGQKYHISTKTNKVYDITDRKNFCSNECYKASVYYQKQISSSPLWSRKEATPKPITLLPKELNRGSVGKEVIDKQTELYREAKRLRDEEKQELSKKSGWADGETDRTIENIVVDLEKHHISESESQDDEKSLEKRSSVRREKGKQEDIGDHPQRNTEKHGETSSSAVLRVPAKSDNDQSKKVTKLMALLDRRKHLLGKLVQDETVQTTAKLDSVKASTNRGSTNRPDDEENSDEDIDDSCIQSHSEKENKDEEKVVVQGNIAVICEKTTSEAVTEVSDTDKKRKKIKGNISTTNISYLGMICELMKEWITPETLSFVNCQGEDDEKQAGISTEMEAKIKDLCRRVDQQEATLDDIIGEEDKLEEELPVRSPAPDYTSLKKETQNFTKQVQDFFAGGKVIIEKESKAGAPVYLPTVDSHDQLLIRQRIVMDQLNKVIPDLLPSLKLTIQEVFGDMKQLVMTFRLSSKNILFKPAEWTLVGLLLLKILSRRSLQVACAFLNLSAVQYFSVLLNAIKENMENVDSHVTNMLQQHGI from the exons ATGGACAAACAAGCATTAGAGGCTAAAATACGATACCAAGTGGCTTGTGAAGAAAAAGCACACCGCATTGTTGAACAACTTTTGGAACCTGGGATAACGGAGGCAGTTCTAGCAGATGTT GGGCTGTATATAACACCAGATCACTATCAGGACATAACAGAAGAAAGAGCAATAACCAAATTATGTGGATATCCAATATGTAATAACCAGATTACAAAg GTGCTGGGCCAGAAGTATCATATTTCCACTAAAACTAACAAGGTCTATGACATCACAGACAGAaaa aACTTTTGCAGCAATGAGTGTTACAAGGCATCAGTATACTATCAGAAGCAAATCTCTAGCTCACCATTGTGGTCTAGGAAGGAGGCCACACCAAAACCTATCACTCTGCTTCCGAAGGAATTAAACAG AGGTTCTGTGGGGAAAGAAGTGATAGACAAACAAACTGAACTGTACAGAGAAGCAAAACGCCTCAGGGATGAGGAGAAACAGGAACTGAGCAAAAAGTCTGGATGGGCTGATGGTGAGACTGACAGAACTATAGAAAATATAGTGGTGGATTTAGAAAAACATCACATAAGTGAAAGTGAAAGTCAGGATGATGAAAAGAGTCTAGAAAAAAGAAGCAGTGTGAGGAGAGAGAAGGGAAAACAGGAGGATATTGGTGATCATCCACAGAGAAATACGGAAAAACATGGAGAGACATCTTCCTCAGCGGTACTACGTGTACCCGCCAAGTCTGACAATGACCAAAGTAAAAAGGTTACAAAACTAATGGCTCTTCTAGACAGAAGGAAGCATTTGTTGGGAAAGTTAGTGCAGGATGAAACAGTGCAAACAACAGCTAAACTGGACAGTGTGAAAGCTTCCACTAACAGGGGATCCACAAACAGGCCTGATGATGAGGAGAACAGTGATGAAGACATCGATGATTCATGTATTCAATCTCATTCTGAGAAAGAGAACAAGGATGAGGAAAAAGTAGTTGTCCAGGGAAACATTGCAGTTATATGTGAAAAAACAACTAGTGAAGCCGTTACAGAAGTATCTGATACAGACAAAAAGAGGAAAAAAATAAAGGGAAATATCTCTACCACAAACATCTCTTACTTGGGCATGATATGTGAGTTAATGAAAGAGTGGATAACCCCAGAGACCTTGAGCTTTGTTAACTGCCAGGGGGAGGATGACGAGAAACAAGCTGGAATATCGACAGAGATGGAGGCTAAAATCAAGGACCTCTGCAGACGTGTAGATCAGCAAGAGGCAACTCTTGATGACATCATAG GGGAGGAAGATAAGTTGGAAGAAGAACTTCCTGTTAGGTCTCCAGCACCAGACTATACATCACTGAAAAAAGAAACTCAGAATTTCACAAAGCAGGTCCAAGACTTCTTTGCAGGTGGAAAAGTCATTATTGAgaag GAGTCAAAGGCAGGGGCCCCTGTGTACTTGCCTACTGTAGATTCCCATGACCAGCTGCTTATAAGACAGAGGATTGTGATGGATCAGCTCAACAAAGT CATACCTGATCTCCTTCCCTCATTAAAACTTACCATTCAGGAGGTATTTGGGGATATGAAGCAGCTTGTAATGACTTTCAG ACTAAgcagtaaaaatattttgttcaaaccTGCTGAGTGGACACTTGTTGGTTTACTGCTTCTCAAAAT TTTATCACGGAGGAGCCTC